The Erpetoichthys calabaricus chromosome 5, fErpCal1.3, whole genome shotgun sequence genome has a segment encoding these proteins:
- the LOC114641539 gene encoding zinc finger protein 501-like isoform X4 encodes MGRLATQDNSTELKSELPESEEKITEGNRREGEESPGSVEINLQKNGSFSPPSFGQPSLQYNEKDMKKSARGSKNLSAAFLQFSSLPATGVTQTEAIKTDQQQVEKQIQIHTGKKCLECGKQFTHRSDLNRHMKIHTGEKPHCCSECGKSFLRRSSLQDHKRIHTGEKPHCCSGCGKSFSCISYLQRHRRIHTGEKPHSCPECGKSFSKRISLQRHRRIHTGEKSHCCSECGKSFSWRSDLQLHKKIHTGEKPQCCSECGKSFSMRSHLQRHRRSHTEEKTYWCLECSKSFSKKSSLQNHRKIHTAENPHCCPECGKTFSWRSHLQRHRRIHTGEKPHCCSECGKTFSRRCHLQTHRKIHTGEKPYCYEQFSDKCNFQRHTEIDTGVKPYCCSQCGKRF; translated from the exons ATGGGACGACTGGCTACGCAGGATAATTCTACAGAGCTTAAATCAGAGTTACCGGAGTCTGAAGAGAAAATCACCGAGGGAAAtcggagagaaggagaagagtcacctgggagtgttgaaataa ATTTACAGAAGAATGGCAGCTTCTCTCCACCTTCATTTGGTCAGCCCTCTCTTCAATACAATGAGAAAGATATGAAGAAATCAGCAAGAGGATCCAAGAACCTGTCAGCAGCCTTTTTACAGTTCAGTTCTCTCCCTGCTACTGGAGTAACACAGACAGAAGCCATCAAAACTGATCAACAGCAAGTGGAGAAACAAATCCAAATtcacactggaaaaaaatgtttggaatgtggcaaacaattcacacacAGAAGTGATCTTAATAGGCATATGaagattcacacaggagagaaacctcattgctgttcagaatgtggtaagtcgttcttaAGGAGAAGCAGTCTTCAGGACCAcaaaagaatccacacaggagaaaaacctcattgctgttcaggaTGTGGTAAGTCATTCTCATGTATAAGctatcttcagaggcacagaagaatccacacaggagaaaaacctcattcttgtccagaatgtggtaagtcgttctcaaAGAGAATCagtcttcagaggcacagaagaatccacacaggagaaaaatctcattgctgttctgaatgtggtaaatcGTTCTCATGGAGAAGTGATCTTCagttgcacaaaaaaattcacacaggagaaaaacctcaatgctgttcagaatgtggtaagtccttCTCAATGAGAAGCCaccttcagaggcacagaagaagccacactgaagaaaaaacataTTGGTGTCTTGAATGTAGTAAGTCATTCTCAAAGAAAAGCAGTCTTCAGAaccacagaaaaatccacacagcaGAAAAtcctcattgctgtccagaatgtggtaagacGTTCTCATggagaagccatcttcagaggcacagaagaatccacacaggagagaaacctcattgctgttcagaatgtggtaagacATTCTCAAGGAGATGCCATCTTCAGacccacagaaaaatccacacaggagaaaaaccttattgct